Part of the Novosphingobium terrae genome is shown below.
GCCAAGTGTCAGCGGTCTGCTGAAGCACCGAGCTAATTTCGACTGTCACCGTTTCCTTGGCAGCACGAACCAACGGCGAGGCCTCGGGTGTACCATTGAGGAAATCGTTCATCTTGCCGATGGCAGGCTGATGCGCTTCCAGCATGGAATATACGCGGAAAATAGCCTGCCTCTGCAAGGCAATATCTGGCGTAACCATCCGTGCCGACTGCACGAAGCTCCCCACCTGCGCTTGAATAACGCGAGGATCGACGGGGCCAGCTTGCTCGGCGCGCGAAACAGCCGCCGCGTCGCCAAGCTTGTCCACCTTCACGACATAGGGAACGAATTTGGACTGCGCCCCAATGGCGATCAGCCCTGCCACCGCCACCAGAACAATCAGCATCGAGGACAGAGCTACGAGCTGCCACATGCGACGGGAATCCGCGAGGCCGCTTACGTGATCGTTCCAAGTGCGGCGGGCGTTCAGATAGGGATTAGTCTCGGTCGAAGGCGCGGATGCCTGCGGCGCGCGCTTCATGAAGCGAAAGCTCATGCGGCAACTCCAATTTTTGTGTAAACGCTACGGGTGGCGAGCCATTCCTTGACCCATCCATTGCCGTGGCTGCGTTCGAGCCCCTTGATGGTGGCTATCTCTTCCTTCGAGCTGGCGCCAACGAACGCCAGTGCAACAGGACCGAGTGCCAGCTCGAATAGGCGCCGACCATTTTCAGAAACTGCATAATACTGGCGCTTGGGAAGTGCCGTGCGCAAAATTTCGATCTGGCGCCGGTTGAGGCCAAGGCGCGAATAAAGTTTCTGAGCATCCTCGTTACCCGCCTCCGGGTTCGGCAGATAAATTTTGGTTGCTGTGGACTCGACCAGCACATCCAAGATGCCCGAATTTGCAGCATCAGTGATGCTTTGCGTCGCCATAATGACGGCGCAGTTCGCCTTACGCAGAACCTTCAGCCATTCTCGGATCTTGTCTCGGAAAACGTCATTGCCCAACAACACCCATGCTTCATCAAGCACAATTGCGGCAGGCTGGCCCTTCAGAGCGCGCTCGATACGGCGGAACAGATACAGAAGGACCGGCAACGCATACTTTTCCCCGAGGCCCATCAGCTCCTCAACCTCAAAGGTGGTGAACTGGCTCAGGGAAAGGCCATCTTCTCGGGCATCCAGAAGATGCCCCATGGTCCCGCCAACACAATAAGGGGTCAGGGCATCGCGAACCGTTTGATCCTGCACCGCATGCGAAAAATCGGTCAGCATCTTTGCGCCCGTCTTATGCATGGAATCCAGCGCGTGCGCGATTTCCTTTCGCATAGCGGAGGTGACGACGACACCGTTCAGAGCAAGGATCGACTCAATCCATTCGGCAGCCCATGCCCTGTCGGAGGGCGTCCCAAGGAACTGCAGGGGGCAGAAGGCCAGCTTTTCCTCATCGCCGGCCACAGTGAAGTGCAGGCCGCCAACCGCCTTGCAAAGGGGATACATCGACATACCCTTGTCAAAAGCGAAAATGCTCATGTCCGGATACCGCCGCAACTGTGCAGCCAGGATGCTCAGAAGGGTTGATTTGCCCGCACCCGTGGGTCCGAAAATCAGAGTGTGCCCAACGTCACGGACATGCAAATTGAGGTGGAACGGGGTCGAACCATGGGTGACGCATTCCATGAGCGCAGGCGAGTTTTCAGGATAGAATGGGCAAGGTGCAATCGCATTGCCCGTCCAGATCGAGGATGACGGCAGCAGATCAGAGAGATTGAGCGTGTTCATGATAGGCCGACGCACGTTCTCTACTCCGTGCCCCGGAAGGCTGCCCAAGTAGGCCTCCATCGCGTTCAGTTCTTCAACGCGAGAGACAAAGCCAAGGCTCATGATTTTACGCTCAAACTCACGAGTATCGCGCTCAAGCGCGTCGCGGTCTTCCCCCATTAGAACGACAACACTGGTGTAATAGCCTTGCGCAACTAGGCCCGAGCTTACTTCTGCAATAGCCGTTTCCGCATCCTCGACCATCGCAACAGCATCCTGATTGATGCGCCCAGAATTGGTCTGAAACACCTGATCGAAGAAGCCGCGCATCTTCTGGCGCCATTTCTTGCGGAATTTATCAAGGTGCTGAACAGCTTCATGCGTGTCCATGAAGATAAAGCGCGTGTTCCAGCGATACTCACAAC
Proteins encoded:
- a CDS encoding VirB8/TrbF family protein, yielding MSFRFMKRAPQASAPSTETNPYLNARRTWNDHVSGLADSRRMWQLVALSSMLIVLVAVAGLIAIGAQSKFVPYVVKVDKLGDAAAVSRAEQAGPVDPRVIQAQVGSFVQSARMVTPDIALQRQAIFRVYSMLEAHQPAIGKMNDFLNGTPEASPLVRAAKETVTVEISSVLQQTADTWQVDWVETVRDRDGNVTSPPAKMRALVTVHVVPPTEGTSEKQIQQNPLGIYVQDYTWSRVL
- a CDS encoding VirB4 family type IV secretion/conjugal transfer ATPase, which produces MTPSLALASLAVIIAIAGLTLIALLAQAAVQQARRNKLAKHRGKHAGLADLLNYAALVDDGVVLAKNGSLMATWIYRAEDAASSTNEQREALSARINQAFVALGSGWMIHVDAVRRSSVAYSDRGASHFPDPVTQAIDDERRAYFQQLGTMYEGFFVLTATWFPPSITEQKIKELVFDDDRERKTNTERTYDILTEFKRKVRNFEDSLSSAIKLTRLKGVRVAGEEDGHTLFDDQLRWIQRCVTGENQPIALPSNPMYLDAIIGGRDLWTGTVPKIGRNFIQVVAIEGFPLESTPGILNSLSEVRCEYRWNTRFIFMDTHEAVQHLDKFRKKWRQKMRGFFDQVFQTNSGRINQDAVAMVEDAETAIAEVSSGLVAQGYYTSVVVLMGEDRDALERDTREFERKIMSLGFVSRVEELNAMEAYLGSLPGHGVENVRRPIMNTLNLSDLLPSSSIWTGNAIAPCPFYPENSPALMECVTHGSTPFHLNLHVRDVGHTLIFGPTGAGKSTLLSILAAQLRRYPDMSIFAFDKGMSMYPLCKAVGGLHFTVAGDEEKLAFCPLQFLGTPSDRAWAAEWIESILALNGVVVTSAMRKEIAHALDSMHKTGAKMLTDFSHAVQDQTVRDALTPYCVGGTMGHLLDAREDGLSLSQFTTFEVEELMGLGEKYALPVLLYLFRRIERALKGQPAAIVLDEAWVLLGNDVFRDKIREWLKVLRKANCAVIMATQSITDAANSGILDVLVESTATKIYLPNPEAGNEDAQKLYSRLGLNRRQIEILRTALPKRQYYAVSENGRRLFELALGPVALAFVGASSKEEIATIKGLERSHGNGWVKEWLATRSVYTKIGVAA